Genomic segment of Nostoc sp. TCL240-02:
AACAAAGGAAGCGATCGCCACTGGGCAAATGCAAGTTTCTTTAAATATACCTAAAGACACCAAACTAATTGATGCTACTCACTACCAAAATACTGGTGTGCAAGCACATTTAGTTATCCCAATTAGCTACCATAATGAACTTTTGGGCGTATTATCGCTACAGTGGAAACAACCTTGCACTTTGCGGGAAGATGAATTAATCCTAATTAATTTATCAGCACAACTGGTAGCGATCGCTCTAACTAGCAGTGGATACCATCAACCCATTGTGTAGTTGTCATTTGTCCTTTGTCATTTGTCTTTTACCCTTGGCAAATGACGAATGACTAATGACCAATGACCAATGACTTATTGACCAATGACTAACGAAGTTCAATCCATTTTTAACCGTATTGCTCCAGTTTATGACCAATTGAACGATTGGTTGAGTTTGGGACAGCATCGAATTTGGAAGGAAATGGCAGTTAAATGGAGTGCGGCTAAATCGGGTGATACTGCATTAGATTTGTGCTGCGGTAGTGGCGATCTAGCTTTACGTTTGGCAAGGCGCGTGGGAGCTACAGGATATGTATATGGAGTGGATTTTTCCTGCAATCTACTAGAAACTGCTAAAGAACGTTCCCAAAAGCAATACCCTCAACCTGCGATCGCCTGGGTAGAAGCAGATGTACTAAATTTACCCTTTGACGACAACCAATTTGATGCCGCAACAATGGGCTATGGTTTAAGGAATGTTAAAGATATTCCTCGCAGTCTCCAAGAGTTATACCGTGTTTTGAAACCGGGTGCTAAAGCTGCAATTTTGGACTTTCATCGACCGAGCAATCCTCAGTTACGTGCCTTTCAGCAGTTGTATCTGGATAGTTTCGTGGTGCCAGTTGCCAATTATTTAGGGTTAAAAGAAGAATATGCTTACATCAGTCCCAGCTTAGACCGCTTTCCCATAGACCAAGAGCAAATAGAGTTAGCGCGTCAAGTTGGTTTTGCTGTTGCCACACACTACCCCATTGCGAACGGTATGATGGGAGTGCTGGTAGTCAGCAAATTTTAGATTTTAGATTTGGGATAGCGTGGCGTAAAGCCTTCTCTTCTCTTTCAGAGACGCTAACGCGAACGAGAGGCTTTGCCAATGGCATAGATTCGCTCAGAGCGAGTCTGCGAACGTCTTTTAGATTGGGGACTGCGGAATAGGTAATGGCTAATGGAAAATCGTTAGTAGTTAGTGGAAAAACAACTCA
This window contains:
- the ubiE gene encoding bifunctional demethylmenaquinone methyltransferase/2-methoxy-6-polyprenyl-1,4-benzoquinol methylase UbiE codes for the protein MTNEVQSIFNRIAPVYDQLNDWLSLGQHRIWKEMAVKWSAAKSGDTALDLCCGSGDLALRLARRVGATGYVYGVDFSCNLLETAKERSQKQYPQPAIAWVEADVLNLPFDDNQFDAATMGYGLRNVKDIPRSLQELYRVLKPGAKAAILDFHRPSNPQLRAFQQLYLDSFVVPVANYLGLKEEYAYISPSLDRFPIDQEQIELARQVGFAVATHYPIANGMMGVLVVSKF